Proteins encoded by one window of Nicotiana tabacum cultivar K326 chromosome 10, ASM71507v2, whole genome shotgun sequence:
- the LOC107775653 gene encoding kinesin-like protein NACK2 isoform X1, translating to MVIGTPVTTPLSKIVRTPSRVPGSRRTTPSKIREEKILVTIRVRPLSPKEQAAYDLIAWDFPDEQTIVSKNLNHERHTGPYSFDYVFDPTCSTSKVYEQGARDVALSALNGINATIFAYGQTSSGKTFTMRGITESAVNDIYERIKLTTERDFVLKFSALEIYNETVVDLLNRESVSLRLLDDPEKGVIVEKQVEEIVKDEEHLKTLIGTVEAHRQVGETALNDKSSRSHQIIRLTIESSIRENSGCVKSFLATLNLVDLAGSERASQTSADGTRLKEGSHINRSLLTLTNVIRKLSCSGGKRSGHIPYRDSKLTRILQSSLGGNSRTAIICTLSPALSHVEQSRNTLCFATSAKEVTTTAQVNMVVAEKQLLKHLQKEVSRLEAELRSPDPAASPCLRSLLIEKERKIQKMEEEMNELKRQRDLAQSQLELERRSKKELKVQKGSDHHGPSRQVVKCLSFTPEDEEVSGASLSTNLGRKSLLERQAAIRRSTNSTNPSMLVHEIRKLEMRQRQLGDEANHALQLLHKEFASHRIGSQGATETIAKLFSEIKELQKISCIPEQIEIKDKASLKEEIARLRSQESNIASLEQKLENVQRSIDELVMHLPSCHESADSRTAPSKKKRVLPFNLSNTSNIPNIIRSPCSPMSPSSCNIVEGEIENRAPPECNNVGSAGDSFCSQLSTPVKSKDSNCTPGSRQSNSVNMKKMQTMFKKAAEDNIRSIKAYVTELKERVAKLQYQKQLLVCQVLELEANEAASDEADISDQSPLSWHLVFEDQRQQIIMLWHLCHVSLVHRTQFYMLFKGDPSDQIYLEVELRRLTWLDEHLAGLGNASPALLGDDAAGYVSSSIKALKQEREYLAKRVSSKLNAEEREMLYVKWDIPPDGKQRRRLQLVNKLWSDPLNMQNVRDSAEVVAKLVGFCETGEHVSKEMFQLNFVSPSDKKTWIGWNLISNLLHL from the exons ATGGTGATAGGAACGCCAGTAACAACACCATTATCAAAGATTGTAAGGACACCTTCACGTGTACCAGGAAGTAGAAGGACGACCCCTTCAAAGATCCGTGAAGAGAAGATACTTGTCACTATTCGTGTGCGGCCTCTAAGCCCAAAAGAACAAGCAGCCTATGATCTTATTGCCTGGGATTTCCCTGATGAACAAACAATTGTCTCAAAGAACCTAAATCATGAAAGACACACTGGTCCTTATTCATTTG ATTATGTCTTTGACCCGACGTGTTCAACTAGCAAGGTTTATGAACAAGGGGCCAGAGATGTTGCTCTTTCTGCTCTAAATGGGATAAATG CAACCATATTTGCATATGGGCAGACAAGTAGTGGGAAGACATTCACAATGAGAGGAATAACAGAAAGTGCTGTTAACGACATTTATGAGCGCATCAAATTG ACTACTGAGAGAGACTTTGTGCTAAAATTTTCTGCTTTAGAAATATATAATGAGACAGTAGTGGACCTCTTGAATCGTGAGTCTGTCTCACTCCGGCTGTTGGATGATCCTGAG AAAGGGGTTATCGTAGAAAAACAAGTTGAAGAGATTGTGAAGGATGAAGAGCATCTGAAAACCTTAATTGGTACTGTTGAAG CTCACAGGCAGGTCGGTGAAACAGCCCTAAATGACAAAAGCTCACGCTCTCACCAGATAATTAGACTG ACGATTGAGAGCAGCATACGAGAAAACTCGGGATGCGTGAAATCATTCTTGGCAACTCTG AACCTTGTGGATTTGGCTGGTTCTGAGCGTGCGTCGCAAACAAGTGCAGATGGTACAAGGTTGAAAGAAGGAAGCCATATTAACCGTAGCTTGCTCACGCTGACAAATGTGATAAGAAAACTAAG CTGCAGTGGTGGAAAAAGGAGTGGCCATATTCCTTACAGAGATTCAAAATTGACGAGGATACTTCAGTCTTCACTTGGTGGAAATTCGAGAACAGCAATCATATGCACCTTGAGTCCGGCTTTAAGTCATGTAGAGCAATCACGCAATACGCTATGCTTTGCAACAAGTGCAAAAGAAGTGACTACCACTGCGCAAGTAAACATG GTTGTTGCTGAAAAGCAATTGCTGAAGCATTTACAAAAGGAAGTTTCCAGACTTGAAGCAGAGCTCCGAAGTCCTGACCCTGCTGCCTCCCCATGTTTAAGATCTCTACTAATCGAGAAGGAGCGGAAAATCCAAAAG ATGGAGGAGGAGATGAATGAGCTGAAACGTCAGCGTGACCTAGCACAATCCCAGCTCGAACTAGAAAGAAGATCAAAGAAAGAGCTCAAGGTACAAAAG GGTTCAGATCATCATGGACCTTCTCGTCAAGTAGTAAAATGCCTTTCATTTACACCTGAAGATGAAGAAGTTTCTGGCGCATCTCTTTCTACAAACTTGGGAAGAAAAAGTTTACTCGAGAGGCAAGCTGCCATTAGGAGGTCGACCAACTCAACCAATCCATCTATGCTAGTGCATGAGATCCGAAAGCTTGAGATGAGACAGAGGCAGCTTGGCGATGAAGCAAATCATGCACTTCAGTTGCTTCACAAAGAGTTTGCATCTCACCGAATTGGCAGCCAAGGGGCCACGGAAACGATTGCAAAATTGTTCTCGGAAATTAAAGAACTGCAGAAAAtaagttgtattcctgaacaaaTTGAGATAAAAGATAAAGCTAGCTTGAAAGAAGAGATTGCACGGCTGAGATCTCAGGAAAGCAACATTGCATCTCTAGAACAGAAACTTGAGAATGTTCAGAGATCTATAGACGAATTAGTCATGCATCTTCCAAGTTGTCATGAATCTGCTGATTCAAGGACCGCcccatcaaaaaagaaaagggtGCTTCCGTTTAACTTGAGCAACACCAGTAACATTCCAAATATAATTCGATCGCCATGTTCTCCTATGTCTCCTTCATCCTGCAACATTGTGGAGGGTGAGATTGAGAACAGGGCGCCGCCGGAATGCAATAATGTTGGATCTGCTGGTGACTCATTCTGTAGCCAACTAAGCACTCCGGTTAAAAGTAAGGACAGTAACTGTACTCCTGGATCAAGGCAGTCAAACTCTGTTAATATGAAGAAGATGCAAACGATGTTTAAAAAAGCAGCTGAGGATAATATTCGGAGTATCAAAGCTTATGTTACTGAGCTGAAAGAAAGGGTGGCTAAGTTACAGTACCAAAAGCAGCTGCTTGTTTGCCAG GTGCTGGAGTTGGAGGCAAATGAAGCTGCAAGTGATGAAGCTGATATAAGCGATCAATCTCCATTGTCATGGCACTTGGTGTTTGAGGATCAAAGGCAGCAAATTATAATGTTGTGGCATTTGTGCCATGTGTCTTTAGTGCACCGAacacaattttacatgttatttaaAGGGGATCCATCGGATCAGATATACTTGGAAGTTGAGCTTCGGAGGTTGACATGGTTAGACGAGCACTTAGCAGGGCTTGGTAACGCAAGCCCTGCACTCTTGGGTGATGACGCTGCTGGCTATGTCTCATCGAG TATTAAGGCACTGAAGCAGGAGAGGGAATATCTAGCGAAAAGGGTGAGTTCAAAGCTAAACGCAGAAGAGAGGGAAATGCTTTACGTGAAATGGGACATTCCACCTGATGGAAAACAGAGAAGGCGGCTACAACTTGTGAATAAGCTCTGGTCGGATCCTCTTAACATGCAAAATGTACGCGATAGTGCAGAAGTTGTAGCAAAGCTTGTTGGATTCTGTGAAACAGGAGAACATGTTTCTAAGGAGATGTTTCAGCTCAATTTTGTTTCCCCCTCTGACAAAAAAACATGGATAGGTTGGAATCTGATATCAAACTTACTACACTTGTAG